One genomic window of Paeniglutamicibacter sp. Y32M11 includes the following:
- a CDS encoding DUF177 domain-containing protein: MVFLTKDLGRSPGNMTKLDEVVAAPGEIGVALIGVREGSEIDLDLRFEAVHEGILVSGTATVEIDGECGRCLEAIAYDFDADIQELYYYEGLHEFTEEEDLDQYQVVDDRIDLEPVLRNAVVTALPFQPVCREDCAGLCSECGKSLNEDPEHHHEVLDPRWAALAGLTDIVAEDATQSTHSVEREEK; the protein is encoded by the coding sequence TTGGTCTTCTTGACCAAGGATCTTGGGCGAAGCCCAGGAAATATGACGAAACTTGATGAAGTGGTCGCCGCGCCGGGTGAAATTGGTGTGGCACTCATTGGAGTTCGTGAAGGATCAGAGATTGATCTGGATCTGAGATTCGAAGCCGTGCACGAGGGTATTCTAGTTTCCGGAACCGCTACTGTCGAAATCGACGGTGAATGCGGCCGGTGCTTGGAAGCCATCGCGTATGACTTCGATGCCGACATTCAAGAACTTTATTATTACGAGGGCTTACACGAGTTCACCGAAGAAGAAGATCTTGACCAGTACCAGGTTGTTGATGATCGTATAGATCTCGAACCGGTACTCCGGAATGCAGTGGTGACCGCACTGCCGTTCCAACCGGTATGCCGGGAAGACTGTGCAGGGCTTTGCTCCGAATGTGGAAAAAGCCTGAATGAGGATCCTGAGCATCACCATGAGGTCTTGGATCCTCGTTGGGCAGCTCTTGCCGGGCTGACCGACATCGTCGCAGAGGATGCGACACAGAGTACACATTCAGTCGAGAGAGAAGAGAAGTAG
- a CDS encoding glycosyltransferase, translated as MNHAQLPQGDYYMITMQIADSFGGLTAAMLERAKTFVEIGGVKATILTFDARPSYEVVRERMLREQRITPAVAILNLHESLRSQVPAAGAPVFTSEGSTEGSWDVDDSGQPFCYTVVDQVSGQPATLTFTTPEGVAYLHEERGYNPKGERVSRTFTRYSPHSVESYANAGDLYRAWFDELRSEAATFLIVDSKFSATHFAHYERPGTYKFHVQHGYHSVAAGHAITAALTPQRRPVLTRQERWDGIITLTERNKQDLENRFGPANNRFVVSNIVPRVAELPKYSQRGRKRGVMIARLAPVKDIPLALRIMKRVHDQDPAVTLDIYGGGPDHQALLATRAQLGLDGVVTFHGAVPGAAKHFDTAAFTLMTSKSEMQPLVVMEAMGRGCLPVAHDMRYGPRDLITDGTTGFVVPLRDESAAAQKVLAITSRRFMASRMSKAAWKQAENFGHEAALGQWAAVIASAKANEAGRILPDTLKASAVQLTETGLALGLRIPVRTTLITGDVQDLSYTFLWMNRTSGAQQAIPATRVGDEVLVDNAFPFELDPTKNDEPLDAYLQISGHNLSRRIRVPIDSNHDEIRFNDYTSYRTVNGYWSMKK; from the coding sequence ATGAATCACGCACAGCTGCCGCAGGGCGACTACTACATGATCACCATGCAAATTGCAGATTCGTTTGGTGGTTTAACTGCCGCAATGCTTGAGCGAGCCAAGACCTTTGTGGAAATCGGTGGTGTCAAGGCCACGATTTTGACCTTTGATGCCCGCCCCAGCTACGAGGTGGTGCGCGAACGCATGCTCAGAGAGCAACGCATCACCCCGGCCGTGGCGATCCTCAATCTCCACGAGTCTCTGCGATCACAGGTTCCCGCCGCGGGCGCACCGGTCTTCACGTCCGAGGGCAGCACCGAGGGCAGCTGGGATGTTGATGATTCCGGCCAGCCGTTCTGCTATACCGTGGTGGATCAGGTTTCCGGGCAACCAGCAACACTGACGTTCACCACCCCCGAGGGTGTGGCCTATCTCCACGAAGAACGCGGATATAACCCCAAGGGCGAACGCGTCTCGCGCACCTTCACCCGCTATAGCCCCCACAGTGTTGAGAGTTACGCCAACGCCGGGGACCTCTACCGAGCCTGGTTTGACGAGCTTCGTTCCGAGGCCGCCACCTTCTTGATCGTTGACTCGAAGTTCTCGGCCACCCACTTTGCCCACTATGAACGTCCCGGCACCTACAAGTTCCACGTTCAGCACGGATACCATTCGGTTGCGGCCGGTCATGCCATCACCGCAGCATTGACCCCACAACGGCGCCCGGTATTAACCCGGCAGGAACGTTGGGACGGGATTATCACCCTGACCGAGCGAAACAAGCAAGATCTTGAAAATCGCTTCGGTCCGGCCAACAACCGCTTTGTTGTATCCAACATCGTTCCGCGTGTTGCCGAATTGCCAAAATATTCGCAACGTGGCCGGAAACGCGGTGTCATGATTGCCCGACTCGCCCCGGTGAAGGACATTCCCTTGGCGCTGCGCATCATGAAACGGGTGCACGACCAGGACCCGGCAGTCACTCTCGACATCTATGGCGGTGGTCCGGATCATCAAGCACTGCTTGCTACCCGTGCCCAGCTCGGCCTTGATGGCGTGGTCACTTTCCACGGGGCCGTACCAGGTGCCGCCAAGCACTTTGATACGGCAGCCTTCACGTTGATGACCAGTAAAAGCGAAATGCAGCCGCTAGTGGTCATGGAGGCCATGGGTCGCGGTTGCCTCCCGGTGGCCCACGATATGCGCTACGGACCGCGAGATTTGATCACCGACGGCACCACCGGCTTTGTGGTGCCATTGCGTGACGAAAGCGCCGCCGCCCAGAAGGTTCTTGCCATCACCTCCCGACGCTTCATGGCATCTCGCATGTCCAAGGCCGCGTGGAAGCAGGCCGAAAACTTTGGTCACGAGGCGGCTCTGGGGCAATGGGCAGCGGTGATCGCCAGCGCCAAGGCGAACGAGGCCGGCCGGATCTTGCCCGATACCCTGAAGGCGTCCGCGGTGCAGCTGACCGAAACGGGCTTAGCGCTCGGACTGCGGATACCGGTACGCACCACGTTGATCACCGGTGACGTGCAGGACCTGTCCTACACATTCTTATGGATGAATCGCACCAGCGGCGCCCAACAGGCCATTCCCGCCACCCGGGTCGGCGATGAGGTGCTGGTGGACAATGCCTTCCCCTTTGAATTGGACCCAACAAAAAACGACGAACCCCTGGATGCCTACCTTCAGATCTCCGGACACAACTTGTCCCGCCGGATCCGCGTCCCGATCGACTCCAACCATGATGAGATCCGCTTCAACGACTACACCAGCTACCGCACCGTAAATGGATACTGGAGCATGAAAAAGTAG
- a CDS encoding CDP-glycerol glycerophosphotransferase family protein produces MSSPSVTTSPARTQTVFRLRSIAAITVVVALLAVTSFAMAKNAADHSWNWLLFASWVAVCSLILFIPKFASIPALAKFTPIRVGFLSLVGALATARAESLTQIIFSAAAIVIGLISIAGEQLLRRIGLGGGHAVLNLPGTEPLPRVLRMNKSIVLGQLLFLGLGVLAATTALSAGWWLLGGSIVVVLSGIRAISVTRRRRTNYRNEKRIGELVADYAPEFAIYTARPDDASYQVAMWLPYLQRTGKKFIIITRAETPSHALAELTDAPIIMRKRLAGLDDLLVPSLSTVFYVNASSGNGAMVRYNQLTHVYLGHGDSDKAPSYNPTHAMYDKIYAAGPAATRRYAQHGVIMDENKFEIVGRPQLESVTMASRGVRPDATVLYAPTWRGHVDETFLHSIPVAEGIVEALLRTGSTVIFRPHPFSYQFAEDAAIIEQVKALLAADAAASGRKHLWGAAAESELDIIGCMNASDAMVSDVSSVVSDYLYSAKPFAMVAVNVPVAEFSTEYPIARAAYVLEAQLENLDDTLLAMLGEDPMYNRRLELRTDYLGDFPQETYVEGFIQAAINTIESGARHPDEPEVFDQEVEDSAPAVGEETDPEAEDGSAADAQADEQSDAQNDDPSDAPADEPVDELSEEEREAAREVARLQRRARAKRRRLKNALLRVAKQLLPNVMAGLALTAAAIASISSLWFVIPALLTVAFCVYVNRRGFRNQSRMNQFLGAFAPARATVAATLALGLLGHGTDSAVGAALIFLGIALEGQAVAVWRAAGLQSRNLPGTEQAKPLPYARGLAAMVASIALAIMLVVSYLVPDLGYLHLILGITSFALTAHVLLSGLRRRYVNLVLEAQLPELLAAVGPRFMVYFGSNVGVSYQLGMWVEYLDRIGMPYIVVTRDLKMMRAAAKVTDAPVIYRRTLGSLETVLVPGLTTAFYVNNAVKNTHLIERRELHHIWLNHGDSEKPACFNPVHAIYDEIFSAGQAGIDRYERHGVHIPREKFAIVGRPQVEEIAQGTEGKPPQTVLYAPTWRGPYADSAVYSLPMGEEIVQGLLDRGCTVIFRAHPFNYNFPDAKRMMRRVTRLLREDAAVTGREHLFGAAAEKDMTFVECFNAADAMISDISAMVSDFLFSTKPFAVVAVTMDEAALHETMPATTSGYVLEGSLENYDDVLNKMLGSDPLLPLRSSVKEYYLGPFAPIGYADAFLDAARQRITTYPGVLVP; encoded by the coding sequence TTGTCTAGCCCCTCGGTGACTACTTCCCCGGCGCGTACACAAACCGTTTTCCGGTTGAGATCCATCGCTGCGATCACCGTGGTGGTGGCCCTGCTGGCCGTCACCTCATTCGCGATGGCCAAGAACGCCGCCGATCATTCGTGGAACTGGTTGCTCTTTGCCTCTTGGGTGGCTGTCTGTTCACTGATCCTGTTCATTCCCAAATTCGCTTCGATTCCCGCCCTGGCAAAATTCACGCCCATCCGCGTGGGCTTCCTTTCCCTGGTTGGCGCCCTGGCCACGGCCCGCGCAGAATCGCTGACCCAAATCATCTTCTCGGCCGCTGCCATCGTCATTGGCCTGATCTCGATCGCCGGTGAGCAGTTGCTGCGTCGCATCGGTCTCGGCGGCGGTCACGCGGTCCTGAATTTGCCCGGCACCGAACCTCTCCCCCGGGTGCTCCGGATGAACAAGTCAATCGTCCTGGGCCAGCTGCTCTTCCTGGGCCTCGGTGTCCTCGCCGCCACCACGGCTCTTTCTGCCGGTTGGTGGCTGCTGGGTGGATCCATCGTGGTTGTGCTCTCGGGCATTCGCGCCATCAGCGTGACCCGCCGCCGCAGGACCAACTACCGGAACGAAAAACGTATTGGTGAGCTGGTGGCCGACTACGCACCAGAATTTGCGATCTACACCGCCCGGCCCGACGATGCCTCCTATCAGGTGGCCATGTGGCTGCCGTATCTGCAGCGCACCGGCAAGAAGTTCATCATCATTACCCGCGCGGAAACTCCGAGCCATGCGCTGGCAGAGCTCACCGATGCCCCCATCATCATGCGTAAGCGGCTCGCCGGTCTTGATGACCTGCTGGTTCCGTCGCTGAGCACCGTCTTTTACGTCAACGCATCCTCCGGCAACGGTGCCATGGTGCGTTACAACCAACTCACCCACGTGTACCTCGGCCATGGGGATTCGGACAAGGCTCCGTCCTACAACCCGACCCACGCCATGTACGACAAGATCTATGCCGCGGGCCCCGCAGCCACTCGCCGCTACGCCCAGCACGGCGTGATCATGGATGAGAACAAATTTGAGATCGTGGGACGGCCGCAGCTCGAAAGCGTCACCATGGCTTCCCGGGGCGTGCGCCCCGACGCCACCGTGCTCTACGCGCCCACCTGGCGAGGGCACGTGGATGAGACCTTCCTGCATTCCATCCCCGTGGCCGAAGGCATCGTTGAGGCGCTTTTGCGCACCGGCAGCACGGTGATCTTCCGGCCCCACCCCTTCAGTTACCAGTTTGCCGAAGATGCCGCCATCATTGAGCAAGTTAAAGCTCTGTTGGCAGCGGATGCCGCCGCCAGCGGACGCAAACATCTGTGGGGCGCCGCCGCGGAGAGTGAACTGGACATCATTGGCTGCATGAATGCATCAGACGCCATGGTCTCGGATGTTTCCAGCGTTGTGTCCGACTACCTCTACTCGGCCAAACCCTTCGCCATGGTGGCAGTGAACGTTCCGGTTGCCGAGTTCAGCACCGAATACCCGATCGCCCGGGCCGCCTATGTGCTTGAAGCCCAGCTCGAAAATCTCGACGACACCCTTCTCGCCATGCTCGGCGAGGACCCCATGTACAACCGGCGACTGGAGCTGCGCACCGACTACCTGGGAGATTTCCCCCAGGAAACCTACGTCGAAGGGTTCATCCAGGCGGCCATCAACACCATCGAATCCGGAGCTCGGCACCCCGATGAACCGGAGGTGTTTGATCAGGAGGTCGAAGACAGCGCGCCGGCGGTCGGCGAGGAGACAGATCCCGAGGCCGAGGATGGATCGGCGGCCGACGCGCAGGCAGACGAGCAGTCCGACGCACAGAATGATGATCCCAGTGATGCACCGGCAGACGAGCCGGTCGACGAGCTCAGTGAGGAAGAACGCGAGGCTGCCCGTGAGGTCGCCCGGCTCCAGCGCAGAGCGCGAGCCAAGCGCCGACGCCTGAAGAACGCGCTCTTGCGCGTGGCCAAGCAATTACTGCCCAACGTCATGGCCGGCCTGGCACTGACAGCGGCGGCCATCGCCAGTATTTCAAGCCTCTGGTTTGTCATCCCGGCGCTGCTGACCGTGGCCTTCTGCGTGTACGTGAACCGCCGCGGATTCCGCAACCAGTCTCGGATGAACCAATTCTTGGGCGCCTTTGCCCCCGCCCGCGCCACGGTTGCCGCCACGCTGGCTCTGGGCCTGCTGGGCCACGGCACCGACTCCGCCGTGGGTGCGGCGCTCATCTTCCTGGGCATCGCCTTGGAAGGACAGGCCGTCGCCGTATGGCGCGCCGCCGGACTGCAGTCGCGCAACCTCCCCGGAACCGAGCAGGCCAAGCCGCTGCCCTACGCCCGTGGACTGGCGGCGATGGTCGCTTCCATCGCGCTGGCGATCATGCTGGTGGTCAGCTACCTGGTCCCGGATCTGGGCTACCTCCACCTGATCTTGGGCATCACCTCCTTCGCTTTGACCGCCCATGTGCTCCTCTCGGGCTTGCGTCGGCGCTACGTCAACCTGGTGCTCGAAGCTCAACTCCCCGAACTTCTCGCCGCCGTTGGACCGCGCTTTATGGTCTATTTCGGCTCCAACGTCGGAGTGTCCTACCAGCTCGGCATGTGGGTCGAGTACCTGGACCGCATCGGCATGCCCTACATCGTGGTCACCCGCGACTTAAAAATGATGCGTGCTGCCGCCAAGGTCACCGACGCTCCGGTCATCTACCGGCGCACCCTGGGATCCCTGGAGACCGTGCTGGTTCCGGGTCTCACCACGGCCTTCTACGTCAATAACGCGGTGAAGAACACACACCTGATCGAACGCCGGGAATTGCACCACATCTGGCTCAACCACGGTGACTCGGAAAAGCCGGCGTGCTTTAACCCGGTGCACGCGATCTATGATGAGATCTTCTCCGCCGGACAGGCAGGCATTGACCGCTATGAGCGCCATGGTGTTCACATCCCGCGGGAGAAGTTCGCCATTGTTGGCCGTCCGCAGGTCGAGGAAATCGCTCAGGGAACCGAAGGTAAGCCACCGCAGACCGTGCTCTACGCTCCCACCTGGCGCGGACCCTACGCCGACTCGGCCGTCTATTCCCTTCCCATGGGAGAAGAAATCGTTCAGGGGCTCTTGGACCGCGGCTGCACCGTCATTTTCCGTGCGCACCCGTTTAACTACAATTTCCCCGATGCCAAGCGCATGATGCGCAGGGTCACTAGGCTCCTGCGGGAAGACGCTGCGGTCACGGGGCGTGAGCACCTCTTCGGGGCAGCCGCCGAGAAGGACATGACATTCGTAGAATGCTTTAACGCCGCAGATGCCATGATCTCGGACATTTCGGCGATGGTTTCGGACTTCTTGTTCTCCACCAAGCCCTTCGCCGTCGTGGCCGTCACGATGGACGAGGCGGCCCTGCACGAGACCATGCCGGCGACCACCAGCGGTTATGTCTTGGAAGGGTCGTTGGAAAACTACGACGACGTTTTGAACAAGATGCTGGGCTCGGACCCGCTGCTCCCCCTGCGGTCCTCGGTCAAGGAATACTACTTGGGCCCGTTTGCGCCCATCGGTTACGCCGATGCCTTCCTGGATGCCGCACGACAGCGCATCACCACCTACCCTGGGGTACTGGTTCCATGA
- the rnc gene encoding ribonuclease III, producing the protein MPSTEELLKRLGVTIDPETLRLALTHRSYAYEHGGIPTNERLEFLGDSVLGYAVTDHLYKNYPDLPEGDLAKRRSAVVSTRALAGIARSLGVGEFILLGQGEILTNGKDKSSILADTMESLIGATFLNNGVEVARDMVMRLILPLLHDVDVLGAGTDWKTAIQEVAAAQKMGGIEYRVMGSGPDHARSYVAILHIGGNPYGQGTGPSKKEAEQEAAAESWKMVRPQDDSAKVN; encoded by the coding sequence ATGCCTTCAACAGAAGAGCTTTTGAAGCGTCTCGGGGTCACTATTGACCCCGAGACGCTTCGTCTTGCACTCACACACCGTTCCTACGCCTATGAGCATGGTGGGATTCCCACCAACGAACGTCTGGAGTTCCTGGGCGACTCGGTCCTCGGTTATGCCGTCACCGACCACCTGTACAAGAATTACCCAGACCTTCCCGAAGGCGATCTGGCCAAACGACGCTCAGCCGTGGTCAGTACCCGTGCCCTAGCCGGCATCGCGCGTTCCCTCGGAGTGGGCGAGTTCATTTTGCTGGGTCAAGGAGAAATCCTGACCAATGGCAAGGACAAGTCCTCCATCTTGGCTGACACCATGGAATCGCTTATCGGAGCCACCTTCCTGAACAACGGCGTCGAAGTTGCCCGGGACATGGTCATGCGCCTGATCCTCCCGCTGCTCCACGATGTTGATGTCTTGGGCGCCGGAACCGACTGGAAGACGGCCATCCAAGAAGTCGCAGCAGCCCAGAAAATGGGCGGCATCGAATACCGCGTCATGGGTTCCGGCCCGGACCATGCACGTAGCTACGTTGCAATCCTTCATATCGGCGGCAACCCCTATGGCCAGGGCACCGGACCTTCTAAGAAGGAAGCCGAACAGGAAGCCGCGGCCGAATCCTGGAAAATGGTTCGCCCTCAGGACGACTCCGCAAAGGTTAACTAA
- the mutM gene encoding bifunctional DNA-formamidopyrimidine glycosylase/DNA-(apurinic or apyrimidinic site) lyase, with protein MPELPEVEVVRRGLDDWVVGRTVESVQVVDPRSVRRHLEGPTDFSATLRSTRITSAVRRGKFLWMILDGLETPSALVAHLGMSGQLLVEESSATDEKHLKVRLQLSPEAEKPTELRFIDQRIFGGMFLSPLVSTVDHLPGGVGSEIPVIPKAAAHIARDVLDAASTPETLYAALRKRTTQLKRAILDQQVISGVGNIYADEALWAAKLHGLRSTATIRRPDVVRLHTALVDVMGRALAAGGTSFDALYVNVNGASGYFDRSLNAYGREGKECQRCAEAELTSLIRRDPFMGRSSFSCPRCQRKPR; from the coding sequence ATGCCCGAACTACCTGAAGTTGAGGTGGTTCGCCGAGGCCTGGACGACTGGGTCGTCGGCCGAACCGTTGAATCGGTCCAGGTCGTCGACCCTCGTTCGGTTAGGCGCCATCTTGAAGGCCCCACCGATTTCTCGGCCACGCTCAGGTCCACTCGTATCACCTCAGCCGTCCGCCGCGGAAAATTTCTCTGGATGATCCTTGACGGTTTGGAGACTCCCAGCGCCTTGGTGGCGCACCTGGGGATGAGCGGTCAGCTCCTGGTCGAAGAATCCAGCGCAACCGATGAGAAGCATCTCAAGGTGCGGCTGCAGCTATCGCCCGAGGCCGAAAAGCCCACCGAATTACGATTCATTGATCAACGAATCTTCGGAGGGATGTTCCTTTCACCCCTGGTTTCCACCGTTGACCATCTTCCCGGTGGTGTCGGATCGGAGATTCCGGTGATTCCGAAGGCCGCTGCGCATATTGCCCGCGACGTTCTTGACGCTGCCTCCACGCCCGAGACACTTTATGCGGCACTTCGCAAGCGCACCACACAACTGAAGCGCGCCATCCTCGATCAACAGGTCATTTCGGGTGTGGGCAACATTTACGCGGATGAGGCACTCTGGGCAGCCAAACTTCATGGCCTTCGTTCAACGGCAACGATCAGGCGCCCGGATGTAGTTCGGCTGCACACGGCGCTCGTAGATGTCATGGGTAGGGCGCTAGCCGCAGGCGGAACGAGCTTCGATGCACTCTATGTCAATGTCAATGGCGCATCTGGATACTTTGACCGATCCCTAAACGCCTACGGCCGCGAAGGCAAGGAATGCCAGCGCTGCGCCGAGGCGGAATTGACCTCGCTCATTCGGAGAGACCCCTTCATGGGACGATCCTCCTTCAGCTGCCCTAGGTGCCAGCGCAAACCCCGCTGA
- the rpmF gene encoding 50S ribosomal protein L32 — MAVPKRKMSRSNTRARRAQWKATAPTLVKTMENGQVTYSLPHQAKVVTDSAGTELFLEYKGRKVADA; from the coding sequence GTGGCTGTCCCGAAGAGGAAGATGTCCCGCTCAAACACTCGCGCCCGTCGCGCCCAGTGGAAGGCAACCGCGCCTACCCTGGTGAAGACCATGGAGAACGGACAGGTTACCTACAGCCTGCCGCACCAGGCGAAGGTTGTTACCGATTCTGCAGGCACCGAGCTGTTCCTTGAATACAAGGGTCGCAAGGTCGCAGACGCTTAA
- a CDS encoding CDP-glycerol glycerophosphotransferase family protein, protein MKTLKNAGTMTLTCMLIILSLAALQAYGMWSLSQSVAETVFAFCLWSLAMIPLPGLWVLATFPGFPVSSGLGLPKVPEFRRWAQTFTVATGLFSLASAGVLFVSGNSLLNIVAATLTTFTTVLLSLRMLLNFKAIPHRKAALKKAIVAFEPRAIIYTARADGGAYQIQQWLPMVLSVIPNTLVVTRDATAASILAQDLPTGTAIVSCQENADLDFVMLGSARIAFYVNSVSSNSTAVNYRSLQHVYLGHGDSDKEISAHPAHRMYDKIFVSGQAAIDRYAAANITLDADQAVVVGRPQMAGLHSISAPQRINTVLYAPTWSGYNQASSLSSLKRAEPFIKDCLARGLRVIFRPHPFSLKRGEDAKYVEAIDALLSSDGGDHVGSMGSSTRLLTDVFNESDALISDISSVVVDYLTTSKPISILINTDDITEFRRKYPTAASAYLADSPDSAAWRHLFEADIRFSERQRSATYYVADSSVESFDRAVHSILDSMAAPQPSR, encoded by the coding sequence ATGAAGACCTTGAAAAACGCTGGGACCATGACGCTGACCTGCATGCTCATTATTCTTTCCCTTGCCGCGCTTCAGGCCTATGGCATGTGGAGTCTTTCGCAATCGGTTGCCGAGACAGTGTTCGCCTTCTGCCTTTGGTCGTTGGCCATGATTCCACTACCCGGCCTTTGGGTACTGGCCACTTTTCCAGGTTTTCCCGTCAGTTCAGGCTTAGGGCTTCCGAAGGTTCCTGAATTCAGGAGGTGGGCTCAGACCTTCACCGTCGCCACCGGACTGTTTAGCCTGGCGAGTGCCGGAGTTCTTTTCGTGAGTGGAAACTCATTGCTCAACATCGTTGCCGCTACCCTCACCACGTTCACGACCGTTTTACTGAGTCTCCGGATGCTGCTTAATTTTAAGGCCATTCCCCACAGAAAGGCCGCCCTGAAGAAGGCGATTGTCGCCTTCGAGCCCCGAGCCATCATCTATACCGCACGCGCCGATGGCGGTGCCTATCAAATTCAGCAATGGCTGCCCATGGTCCTATCAGTCATTCCAAATACCTTAGTTGTGACACGCGATGCAACTGCAGCATCTATTTTGGCGCAGGACCTGCCCACCGGGACCGCTATTGTTAGCTGTCAGGAAAACGCAGACCTCGACTTCGTGATGCTCGGCAGTGCACGAATTGCATTCTATGTAAACTCCGTGAGCAGCAATTCAACGGCGGTTAACTACAGATCTTTGCAGCACGTGTATCTTGGCCACGGAGACTCCGACAAGGAGATCTCTGCCCACCCGGCGCACCGCATGTACGACAAGATCTTTGTCTCCGGGCAGGCGGCCATCGACAGGTACGCTGCCGCCAACATCACCCTTGATGCTGACCAAGCAGTAGTGGTCGGCCGGCCTCAAATGGCCGGGCTCCACAGCATTTCGGCGCCGCAGCGCATCAACACGGTGCTCTACGCACCGACCTGGTCGGGCTATAACCAGGCCTCATCGCTGAGTTCCCTGAAGCGGGCCGAACCCTTCATCAAGGATTGCTTGGCTCGCGGATTGCGCGTCATTTTTCGTCCGCATCCCTTCAGCCTGAAACGCGGTGAAGATGCCAAGTATGTTGAAGCCATCGATGCGCTTCTTTCCAGCGACGGCGGGGACCACGTTGGTTCAATGGGCTCTTCCACGCGTTTACTGACCGATGTGTTCAACGAATCCGATGCGCTGATCAGCGACATTTCAAGTGTGGTCGTGGACTATTTGACCACCTCTAAGCCGATCAGCATCCTGATCAACACCGATGACATCACGGAATTTCGCCGGAAGTATCCGACGGCCGCCAGTGCCTATCTTGCCGATTCTCCCGATTCAGCCGCATGGCGTCACCTCTTCGAAGCCGACATCAGGTTCTCCGAACGCCAGCGATCCGCCACATACTACGTTGCGGATTCCTCGGTCGAGAGTTTTGACCGTGCAGTGCATTCCATTCTTGACTCCATGGCTGCTCCGCAGCCGTCCCGGTAA